Proteins encoded in a region of the Globicephala melas chromosome 1, mGloMel1.2, whole genome shotgun sequence genome:
- the NUCKS1 gene encoding nuclear ubiquitous casein and cyclin-dependent kinase substrate 1 isoform X2 yields MSRPVRNRKVVDYSQFQESDDADEDYGRDSGPPAKKIRSSPREAKNKRRSGKNSQEDSEDSEEKDVKTKKDDSHSAEDSEDEKEDHKNVRQQRQAASKAASKQREMLMEDVGSEEEQEEEDEVPFQENSGSDEDFLMEDDDDSDYGSSKKKNKKMVKKSKPERKEKKMPKPRLKATVTPSPVKGKGKVGRPTASKASKEKTPSPKEDDEEPESPPEKKTSASPPPEKSGDEGSEDEAQSGED; encoded by the exons ATGTCTCGGCCTGTCAG AAATAGGAAGGTCGTTGATTATTCACAATTTCAGGAATCTGATGATGCTG ATGAAGATTATGGAAGAGATTCGGGCCCTCCAGCTAAGAAAATTCGATCATCTCCCCGAGAAGCTAAAAATAAGAGGCGATCTGGAAAGAATTCACAGGAAGATAG TGAGGACTCAGAAGAAAAAGATGTGAAGACCAAGAAGGATGATTCTCACTCAGCAG AGGACagtgaagatgaaaaagaagatcATAAAAATGTGCGCCAGCAACGGCAGGCAGCCTCTAAAGCAGCCTCTAAACAGAGGGAGATGCTCATGGAAGATGTGGGCAGtgaagaagaacaagaagaagagGATGAGGTGCCATTCCAGGAGA ATTCCGGCAGTGATGAGGATTTCCTAATGGAAGACGATGATGATAGTGACTATGGcagttcaaaaaagaaaaacaaaaagatggttAAGAAGTCCAAacctgagagaaaagaaaagaaaatgcccaAACCCAGGCTAAAGGCCACAG tgacGCCAAGCCCTGTGAAAGGCAAAGGGAAAGTGGGTCGCCCCACAGCTTCAAAGGCATCAAAGGAAAAGACTCCTTCTCCCAAAGAAGACGACGAGGAACCAGAAAGCCCTCCTGAAAAGAAAACATCTGCAAGCCCTCCACCTGAGAAATCTGGGGATGAAGGGTCTGAAGATGAAGCCCAGTCTGGGGAGGATTAA
- the NUCKS1 gene encoding nuclear ubiquitous casein and cyclin-dependent kinase substrate 1 isoform X1, translating into MSRPVRNRKVVDYSQFQESDDADEDYGRDSGPPAKKIRSSPREAKNKRRSGKNSQEDSEDSEEKDVKTKKDDSHSAEDSEDEKEDHKNVRQQRQAASKAASKQREMLMEDVGSEEEQEEEDEVPFQEKDSGSDEDFLMEDDDDSDYGSSKKKNKKMVKKSKPERKEKKMPKPRLKATVTPSPVKGKGKVGRPTASKASKEKTPSPKEDDEEPESPPEKKTSASPPPEKSGDEGSEDEAQSGED; encoded by the exons ATGTCTCGGCCTGTCAG AAATAGGAAGGTCGTTGATTATTCACAATTTCAGGAATCTGATGATGCTG ATGAAGATTATGGAAGAGATTCGGGCCCTCCAGCTAAGAAAATTCGATCATCTCCCCGAGAAGCTAAAAATAAGAGGCGATCTGGAAAGAATTCACAGGAAGATAG TGAGGACTCAGAAGAAAAAGATGTGAAGACCAAGAAGGATGATTCTCACTCAGCAG AGGACagtgaagatgaaaaagaagatcATAAAAATGTGCGCCAGCAACGGCAGGCAGCCTCTAAAGCAGCCTCTAAACAGAGGGAGATGCTCATGGAAGATGTGGGCAGtgaagaagaacaagaagaagagGATGAGGTGCCATTCCAGGAGA AAGATTCCGGCAGTGATGAGGATTTCCTAATGGAAGACGATGATGATAGTGACTATGGcagttcaaaaaagaaaaacaaaaagatggttAAGAAGTCCAAacctgagagaaaagaaaagaaaatgcccaAACCCAGGCTAAAGGCCACAG tgacGCCAAGCCCTGTGAAAGGCAAAGGGAAAGTGGGTCGCCCCACAGCTTCAAAGGCATCAAAGGAAAAGACTCCTTCTCCCAAAGAAGACGACGAGGAACCAGAAAGCCCTCCTGAAAAGAAAACATCTGCAAGCCCTCCACCTGAGAAATCTGGGGATGAAGGGTCTGAAGATGAAGCCCAGTCTGGGGAGGATTAA